In Patescibacteria group bacterium, a single genomic region encodes these proteins:
- a CDS encoding peptidase C39 family protein: MQLSIPFYSNTKDGLHCFQACLKSILKYYFPSKSYSFGHLDKVTAHKKGKYTWDFAALLFLADLGFEVIYITPFDLKEFSLKGEKFLKSVWTDEVYQDQKKYSDFKQEQKLAKKLIKDKGISIKRRSTRISDIRKLFSRGFLLMVPVNSLVFEGIKGYYPHIVLINGITKYFIYFHDSGNPPHPNCKASIKKFWRAASYPDNSSVDLIAVRYSGNRL; this comes from the coding sequence ATGCAATTAAGCATTCCTTTTTATTCTAATACAAAAGACGGCCTACATTGTTTTCAGGCCTGTTTAAAATCTATTCTTAAATACTATTTCCCCAGTAAAAGTTATAGTTTTGGGCATCTTGATAAAGTTACGGCTCATAAGAAAGGTAAATACACGTGGGACTTTGCCGCGCTTCTATTTCTGGCTGATCTTGGCTTTGAGGTTATTTATATAACTCCTTTTGATTTAAAAGAGTTTTCTCTAAAAGGAGAAAAGTTTTTAAAATCTGTTTGGACCGATGAAGTCTATCAGGATCAAAAAAAATATTCTGATTTTAAGCAAGAGCAAAAATTGGCGAAAAAGTTAATAAAGGATAAGGGAATTTCCATTAAGAGAAGATCTACGAGAATCTCTGATATAAGAAAGTTGTTTTCCCGAGGATTCTTGTTAATGGTGCCAGTTAATTCTCTCGTTTTTGAAGGCATAAAAGGATATTATCCTCATATAGTTTTGATTAATGGTATTACTAAGTATTTTATCTATTTTCATGATTCTGGCAATCCGCCGCACCCCAATTGTAAAGCCAGCATTAAAAAGTTCTGGCGAGCCGCAAGTTATCCGGACAATAGTTCAGTTGACTTAATTGCCGTCAGGTATTCTGGAAACCGGCTATGA